One Pieris napi chromosome Z, ilPieNapi1.2, whole genome shotgun sequence DNA window includes the following coding sequences:
- the LOC125062643 gene encoding CCR4-NOT transcription complex subunit 1 isoform X3 translates to MNLDSLTFSLLQINNLVANLNKKNFKQTSQELAQIVTIHGLEAENHVLRSLLSEAVKTSWDNERSGIANTGLHASLLAQLLTSLLDHPAKSTIICRTIDNPAKALQKTLKASNTLLPRLARLLKLTTAQDVALSLVLRKHSSKPEIATFAKQHLKRRFLDLVQSYLDAERGYHAERAGLQECSPEVLQTLLTSLTYDNLKIAAVTKELFFKRLRVDFPREVVPIVLAPLLYPDDTKKPLVEMATASDMAGTLMDNSLAEVIRDLGYGFTTSVEDCKTHMLNFGAREPTAIDVARIISLMIRYHATVQDTPQIQNPGNFWVNHEAKKESAHGHGETWNAEVFVQTLKELASNLNWKEVILQLDHPEFIVPDRQGLSLLFTILRLGLQSAGYPANIFPVEYLCRRWTNLEGQMSLITNILKHPDVFSFADYPFHPVSIDLLKSPPETDNKEVATWRCLYLVELLLFASERGYYLQVHELFKFPLQHCPDILLLALLQINPPITVFRQELLTTLIPIFLGNHPNSGIILQHAWHTQNPNIKPIIMHAMADWYMRGDCDQSKLSRILDVAQDLKALSLLLNVQSFPFIIDLACLASRREYLKLDKWLTDKIRDHGESFVTAMVKFLQRRCPPVIGKVQEEQLPKAAQLPPETIGTLLACLQLCIPNVQQELQEAIYTLITNCQTMILSKARPNIAGIARQTHARVIETPFNPAGLSGQLFTPHVDPIATLTPNVANLSLGAPGNAFAMPGTLGPLVTAPGSPSRLMGAGPNSPFAMIPMQHAANVATMGALGRMPAGPAMDKHRIPDPIHFPEIIHNVSKEIEDEANGYFQRIYNHPPHPTLSIDEVLEMLKKFQDSPNKREREVFSCMLRNLFEEYKFFPQYPDKELHITAQLFGGIIEKGLVPSYVSLGLALRFVLDALRKPEGSKMYYFGIAALDRFKSRLKDYHKYCEHVRAIPHFSEFPPHLIEYIEYGLQSQEPPTKPQGAVLPAGLAAILNQTAVVSIATPYRSVVAHTSISVISKVTNCVPGGIGSRPSIANATNIDTLLTATDKDDKLNSPPEPIQDKTAFIFNNLSQLNLQAKCDELKEIITEEFFPWLAQYLVMKRASIELNFHVLYSNFLDVVKIRKVNKLVTKETYRNIRVLLRSDKSIANFSDRSLLKNLGHWLGMLTLARNVPILHLDLDLKALLLEAYHKGQQELLYVVPFIAKVLESCAKSVAFKPPNPWSMSLMNVLAELHQEPELKLNLKFEIEVLCKNLSLDIQDLKPSLYLKDPDKIRTIEFQLSQPKPQQPPPQVQPNVMALNQAIIQAPQIQMIPPQTPMIPTEDISAAVPTPTNGLLNDPSLMGVIGIPEPRFNYLDVNVSSTSAFGQKICFNPHIILFQSYPHLKQFVKPAIERSIQEWIHPVVDRSIKYALTTCEQIVRKDFSLDPDEGRMRTCAHHMMRNLTAGMAMITCREQIINTITTNLKAAFITALLSTTPQQQDIIDSAAAILAAENMELACAFIQKTAVEKALPELDKRLLNDYEMRKIARQEGRRYYDPIVLGYQTERIPERVRLQVGGPTETQIAVYEEFACNIPGFVPVRDAGMFMPKPSAQEQVPQITYSQVINPTQIYGTDEMGGLISAAEIFLTNALSVPSFGVQATNMHTLLECLIMARRNRDFVSGYTLLQRAVEGLLDGHIVQPGTNTEHVEMMTRYRDIHLRVLKLLQDARVYGHAWTTKQITSCIVECRDELKYNLEATDCLIRNHLVNLPQYDLALAHLMDSGNNYVAVAFAMQLVQLYLVDDRNNVYANESDLYHITECLVRLVSHSRNPPPEGLASLIEAIRINQDPSTYLGERSALGPTSHIHTGIMQVRNRDFDDPHGLQEKTDNLLREWRTVLLSPLTEIEISQNFNLYVHRMNLNGILKSDDMITRFFRIATQMCVENVYQLLTEERLNPPQVPSKKEKFYAMCDSFIKLVSLLIKNTADAGNPTPKLNLLNKILGIVAGCLLHDHEEHGANFQQLPYHRMLLILLLDMNMAEPVLESMNYQVLTAFCHTFRIIRPSQAPGFGYAWLELIAHRSFINRVLAVTPQQKGWGMYSILLIDLFKFLDPFLRNTELAPPVMTLYKGTLKLLLVLLHDFPEFLCDYHYGFCDEIPPNCIQMRNLILSAFPRSMRLPDPFTPNLKVDLLAEINLPPRAVINYANLIPSSQFKKDLDAYLKARAPVTFLSELRSNMQVVNEPGRRYNSQLMNAVVLYVGTQAIAHIRTKGQTPNMSTIAHSAHMDIFQNFTVDFDYEGRYLFLNAIANQLRYPNSHTHYFSCCLLYLFAEANSEAVQEQITRMLLERLIVNRPHPWGLLITFIELIKNPIYQFWTHEFVHCAPEIEKLFASVARSCIADKTGAGGGERDIVE, encoded by the exons ACTCTTAAAGCATCAAATACATTACTTCCGCGTCTTGCCCGATTGTTAAAGTTGACAACAGCTCAAGATGTTGCTTTGTCACTTGTCTTAAGAAAGCACTCTTCGAAGCCTGAGATAGCGACATTTGCAAAGCAACATCTCAAAAGACGTTTCTTGGATCTAGTTCAGTCTTATCTTGACGCAG AACGAGGTTATCATGCTGAGCGTGCAGGTCTTCAGGAATGCAGTCCTGAAGTATTGCAGACTCTATTAACGAGCCTCACGTATGACAATTTGAAAATTGCAGCAGTAACAAAAGAGTTGTTTTTCAAGAGACTTCGAGTCGATTTTCCTCGGGAAGTGGTACCGATTGTGCTAGCTCCTCTCCTGTATCCGGACGATACGAAAAAGCCTCTTGTAGAAATGGCTACAGCGAGCGATATGGCGGGAACCCTGATGGATAATTCTCTGGCAGAGGTTATTCGGGATCTTGGATATGGATTCACAACATCGGTTGAAGATTGCAAAACACACATGTTAAATTTTGGTGCAAGGGAACCAACAGCAATTGATGTTGCtagaattatatctttaatgatCAGATATCATGCTACAGTTCAAGACACTCCACAAATACAAAATCCTGGTAATTTCTGGGTGAACCATGAGGCCAAGAAAGAATCGGCCCATGGTCATGGCGAGACATGGAATGCAGAGGTATTTGTACAAACGTTAAAAGAATTGGCCTCTAACTTGAATTGGAAAGAAGTAATCTTACAACTGGACCATCCAGAATTTATTGTGCCTGATAGGCAAGGACTGAGCTTATTGTTCACTATACTACGACTGGGACTTCAAAGCGCAGGGTACCCAGCTAATATATTCCCTGTCGAATATCTTTGCAGACGATGGACGAACTTGGAAGGCCAGATGAGTTTaatcacaaatattttgaagCACCCTGATGTGTTTAGTTTTGCCGATTACCCATTCCATCCAGTGTCTATCGATTTACTAAAATCACCCCCTGAAACTGATAATAAGGAAGTAGCAACGTGGCGATGTCTCTATTTAGTGGAACTACTTCTATTCGCCTCTGAACGAGGTTATTACTTACAAGTACATGAGCTTTTCAAGTTTCCACTTCAGCATTGTCCAGACATCTTACTATTGGCTTTACTACAGATTAATCCACCTATCACTGTATTTAGACAAGAGTTATTGACAACTCTAATCCCGATTTTCCTAGGAAATCATCCCAATTCCGGTATAATATTACAACATGCCTGGCATACTCAGAACCCGAACATAAAACCTATAATAATGCATGCCATGGCGGACTGGTATATGCGAGGTGACTGCGATCAATCGAAATTGTCAAGAATATTGGATGTGGCACAGGATCTCAAGGCACTATCGTTGCTATTAAATGTGCAATCTTTCCCATTTATCATTGACTTAGCTTGTTTGGCATCTCGTagagaatatttaaaactagacAAATGGCTCACGGATAAGATAAGGGATCACGGCGAATCTTTTGTAACGGCCATGGTGAAATTTTTACAAAGACGGTGCCCACCAGTCATAGGAAAGGTACAAGAAGAGCAGTTGCCGAAAGCGGCACAACTGCCGCCAGAAACCATCGGCACACTGTTAGCCTGTCTACAACTGTGTATCCCTAATGTGCAGCAGGAGTTACAGGAAGCAATTTATACATTGATTACAAATTGTCAAACAATGATTTTGAGTAAGGCCAGACCTAATATTGCAGGAATAGCTCGACAAACGCATGCGCGCGTAATTGAGACTCCATTCAATCCTGCTGGCTTAAGTGGCCAATTATTTACTCCACATGTTGATCCTATCGCAACTTTAACACCTAATGTGGCCAACCTTAGCCTTGGAGCTCCTGGAAACGCATTCGCAATGCCTGGCACCCTCGGACCTTTGGTCACGGCGCCTGGATCTCCTTCACGTCTTATGGGTGCGGGACCGAATAGCCCATTTGCTATGATACCAATGCAACATGCCGCAAATGTAGCTACTATGGGAGCTTTGGGAAGAATGCCTGCTGGCCCTGCAATGGACAAACATCGCATACCTGATCCGATACATTTTCCAGAGATTATTCATAACGTCTCAAAAGAAATTGAAGATGAGGCTAACGGGTACTTTCAAAGAATTTACAACCATCCGCCTCATCCAACACTGTCTATAGACGAAGTGCTTGAAATGTTAAAGAAATTCCAAGATTCCCCCAATAAGAGAGAACGTGAGGTATTCTCTTGTATGCTACGGAACCTGTTTgaagaatataaatttttccCTCAATATCCAGACAAAGAGCTTCATATAACAGCACAATTGTTTGGTGGGATTATAGAAAAGGGTTTGGTACCGAGTTATGTATCACTTGGACTAGCTCTAAGATTTGTCCTCGACGCTTTAAGAAAACCCGAAGGGTCTAAAATGTACTATTTTGGTATCGCCGCTTTGGACAGGTTTAAATCGCGCCTGAAAGATTATCATAAATACTGTGAACATGTTCGAGCTATACCTCACTTTAGTGAATTTCCTCCACATTTGATAGAATATATTGAATATGGACTTCAGAGCCAAGAACCCCCTACAAAGCCACAAGGAGCTGTACTACCAGCAGGTTTAGCAGCCATCCTAAACCAAACAGCAGTTGTGTCTATTGCTACACCATATAG GTCGGTGGTAGCGCACACTTCTATATCAGTAATATCTAAGGTTACCAATTGTGTTCCTGGTGGTATAGGAAGTCGGCCGTCCATTGCCAATGCAACAAACATTGATACTCTCTTGACAGCCACAGATAAAGATGATAAATTGAATTCGCCACCTGAGCCAATTCAAGATAAAACggcttttatatttaataatctcAGCCAATTGAATTTACAAGCGAAATGCGatgaattaaaagaaattattacaGAGGAATTTTTCCCTTGGCTCGCTCAGTATTTAGTAATGAAGAGAGCATCTATCGAACTAAACTTTCATGTTCTATATTCGAACTTCTTAGATGTGGTTAAAATAAGGAAGGTCAACAAGTTAGTTACCAAAGAAACATATCGTAATATCAGAGTACTTCTACGATCTGACAAAAGTATAGCCAACTTCTCTGACCGATCTCTGCTAAAGAATCTCGGTCATTGGTTGGGCATGCTGACATTAGCTCGTAACGTACCCATACTTCACCTAGATCTTGACTTGAAAGCACTTCTTCTGGAAGCCTATCACAAGGGCCAGCAAGAACTTTTATATGTCGTACCTTTCATAGCGAAAGTACTCGAATCTTGCGCTAAGAGTGTTGCTTTTAAGCCACCCAACCCCTGGTCCATGTCACTGATGAATGTTCTAGCAGAATTGCACCAAGAGCcagaactaaaattaaatttaaagtttgagATTGAAGTGCTTTGTAAAAACTTATCTCTCGACATTCAAGACCTTAAACCGAGTCTATATTTGAAGGATCCAGATAAAATACGAACAATTGAATTCCAATTGTCTCAACCGAAGCCGCAGCAGCCACCGCCGCAAGTGCAACCCAACGTGATGGCCTTGAATCAAGCGATTATTCAAGCTCCACAAATACAGATGATTCCACCTCAGACGCCAATGATACCTACCGAGGACATTTCTGCGGCGGTACCGACACCCACCAACGGCTTGCTCAACGATCCTTCATTGATGGGTGTGATTGGCATTCCAGAGCCACGCTTTAATTACCTAGACGTGAATGTTTCTTCGACATCTGCTTTTGGTCAGAAGATATGCTTCAACCCGCACATAATTCTCTTCCAAAGTTACCCACACCTCAAACAGTTTGTGAAACCGGCAATTGAGCGTTCCATTCAGGAATGGATTCATCCCGTTGTTGATCGATCTATCAAATACGCCCTGACGACGTGCGAACAGATTGTGAGGAAAGATTTCTCCTTAGACCCGGATGAGGGCCGTATGCGTACTTGTGCACATCATATGATGCGGAACTTGACAGCGGGTATGGCGATGATAACGTGCCGCGAACAAATTATTAACACGATCACGACAAACTTGAAGGCTGCGTTTATCACAGCTTTGTTATCAACCACGCCCCAGCAG CAGGACATAATTGATAGCGCGGCGGCTATTCTCGCAGCCGAGAATATGGAGCTGGCCTGTGCTTTCATACAGAAGACGGCCGTCGAAAAGGCCCTTCCGGAACTCGACAAGAGATTATTGAACGACTACGAAATGAGAAAAATTGCGAGACAAGAAGGTCGCAGATATTACGACCCGATCGTTTTGGGATATCAAACCGAAAGGATACCTGAAAGAGTGCGTTTGCAAGTTGGTGGACCGACCGAGACGCAGATCGCTGTGTATGAAGAGTTTGCGTGTAACATTCCTGGATTTGTACCGGTGCGCGACGCTGGGATGTTTATGCCAAAGCCGTCGGCACAGGAACAAGTGCCTCAGATTACATATAGCCAAGTTATTAACCCCACGCAG ATATATGGAACCGATGAAATGGGTGGCCTTATATCAGCAGCAGAGATATTCTTGACTAATGCGCTGTCTGTACCATCTTTTGGCGTTCAGGCCACAAATATGCACACGCTTTTGGAGTGCCTCATAATGGCAAGAAGAAACCGTGATTTCGTATCCGGTTATACTTTATTGCAGAGA gcAGTGGAAGGTCTGCTCGATGGCCACATAGTCCAGCCAGGTACAAACACGGAACACGTTGAAATGATGACCCGATACAGAGATATTCATCTACGAGTATTGAAGTTACTTCAAGACGCCAGAGTGTATGGACATGCCTGGACCACTAAGCAGATAACCAGCTGTATCGTAGAGTGTCGGGATGAACTTAAATATAACCTCGAAGCCACCGACTGTCTTATTCGGAACCATCTGGTTAATCTGCCCCAA TATGATCTTGCGTTAGCGCATCTGATGGATAGCGGGAACAATTACGTGGCCGTTGCCTTTGCGATGCAACTTGTACAGCTTTACTTGGTTGATGATAGGAATAATGTATATGCGAATGAGTCCGATTTATACCATATAACCGAGTGTTTAGTAAGATTAGTCTCCCATTCACGGAACCCACCACCAGAGGGCTTAGCGTCCTTAATAGAAGCAATAAGGATTAATCAGGACCCCAGTACGTATCTTGGGGAACGATCTGCTTTGGGACCTACTTCACATATTCATACCGGTATCATGCAAGTTCGT aatcGTGATTTCGATGATCCACACGGCCTTCAGGAGAAAACGGACAATCTTCTTCGCGAATGGCGTACAGTGCTTCTAAGTCCACTTACTGAAATTGAAATCTCACAAAACTTTAACCTATACGTGCATCGTATGAATCTGAATGGAATACTAAAATCTGACGATATGATAACGAGATTCTTCAGAATTGCCACTCAGATGTGTGTGGAGAATGTTTATCAGTTGCTGACGGAAGAGAGGTTGAATCCACCTCAAGTGCCCTCGAAGAAGGAGAAATTCTATGCAATGTGTGACTCTTTCATAAAACTTGTCTCGTTATTGATCAAGAATACAGCTGATGCTGGCAATCCTACGCCGAAACTCAACTTACTGAACAAG ATCCTCGGTATAGTTGCTGGATGTCTTCTACACGACCATGAGGAACATGGCGCTAACTTCCAACAGCTACCATATCATAGAATGCTTTTGATACTCCTACTAGACATGAACATGGCTGAACCCGTGTTGGAGTCGATGAATTATCAG GTGCTCACCGCGTTTTGCCATACATTCAGAATAATTCGTCCAAGCCAAGCTCCTGGATTTGGCTACGCGTGGCTGGAACTCATCGCACATAGATCGTTCATTAATCGTGTGCTGGCAGTTACACCACAACAGAAG GGCTGGGGAATGTACTCGATACTTCTTATTGATCTATTCAAATTCTTAGATCCGTTCCTACGCAATACAGAACTCGCCCCACCAGTCATGACGCTTTACAAAGGAACATTAAAATTACTGTTGGTATTGCTCCACGATTTCCCAGAGTTTCTTTGTGATTATCACTATGGATTTTGCGATGAAATACCCCCTAATTGTATCCAAATGAGGAACTTGATATTGTCAGCATTCCCGCGCAGTATGCGCCTTCCAGACCCGTTCACGCCTAATCTTAAGGTTGATTTACTAGCGGAGATAAATTTACCACCACGCGCGGTTATCAATTACGCGAATCTTATACCGTCTTCGCAATTCAAGAAAGATTTGGACGCATATCTTAAAGCAAGGGCTCCTGTTACTTTCCTCTCAGAATTGAGAAGCAATATGCAG gTGGTGAATGAGCCGGGTCGTAGATACAACAGCCAGCTGATGAATGCAGTTGTATTGTATGTTGGTACACAGGCGATTGCCCATATTAGGACCAAAGGGCAAACCCCAAATATGTCCACCATTGCACACTCGGCTCATATGGATATATTCCAGAACTTTACTGTTGATTTTGACTATGAAGGACG ATACTTATTCCTGAATGCTATTGCAAATCAGTTGCGTTACCCGAACAGCCACACCCACTACTTCAGCTGTTGTCTGCTATATTTGTTCGCTGAAGCTAATTCTGAAGCGGTTCAGGAACAAATTACAAGGATGTTACTTGAGAGACTCATTGTGAATAGGCCCCACCCGTGGGGTCTACTTATAACCTTTATTGAGTTGATTAAGAATccaatttatcaattttggaCTCACGAATTTGTCCACTGCGCCCCGGAGATTGAAAA ATTGTTTGCGTCTGTGGCTCGCTCCTGCATTGCGGACAAGACGGGTGCTGGAGGGGGAGAACGGGATATAGTTGAGTAG